In the genome of Cupriavidus taiwanensis, one region contains:
- a CDS encoding nitroreductase has translation MKVSQAVASRKSVRGFLPRAVAPDTIRRVLDAAARAPSGGNLQPWHIHVVGGEALQRLLGIMRTRIAEAPTGEAREYDIYPRELVSPYRERRFQVGEALYHHLGIPREDKARRLAQFASNFTFFGAPLALFCTVDRRMGPPQWSDLGMYLQTVMLLLREEGLDSCAQECWAMYPQTIAGFLSLPAERMLFSGMAIGYEDPEAPANRLRAGRAPLGEFTEFIGI, from the coding sequence ATGAAAGTCAGCCAAGCCGTCGCCAGCCGCAAGTCCGTCCGCGGCTTCCTGCCCCGGGCGGTTGCACCCGACACCATCCGCCGCGTGCTCGACGCCGCCGCGCGCGCCCCGTCCGGCGGCAACCTGCAGCCGTGGCATATCCATGTGGTCGGCGGCGAGGCGCTGCAGCGGCTGCTCGGCATCATGCGCACGCGCATCGCCGAGGCCCCGACCGGCGAAGCGCGCGAGTACGACATCTATCCGCGCGAGCTGGTCTCGCCCTACCGCGAGCGCCGCTTCCAGGTGGGAGAAGCGCTCTACCACCACCTCGGCATCCCGCGCGAGGACAAGGCCCGGCGGCTGGCGCAGTTCGCCAGCAACTTCACCTTCTTCGGCGCGCCGCTGGCGTTGTTCTGCACCGTGGACCGGCGCATGGGCCCGCCGCAATGGTCGGACCTGGGCATGTACCTGCAGACGGTGATGCTGCTGCTGCGCGAAGAAGGCCTGGACAGCTGCGCGCAGGAGTGCTGGGCGATGTATCCGCAAACCATCGCCGGATTTCTGTCGCTGCCGGCCGAACGGATGCTGTTCAGCGGCATGGCGATCGGCTACGAGGATCCCGAGGCGCCCGCCAACCGGCTGCGCGCCGGGCGCGCGCCGCTGGGGGAATTCACCGAGTTCATCGGTATCTGA
- a CDS encoding AMP-binding protein codes for MHPHIHAQRTPDKPAVIMGGSGAVVTYRELDQRSNQVAHLFRKLGLQRGDRVAFMVENHPRLFELCWGAQRSGIVYICLSTRLNAADAAYIVNDSGARMLVTTHAQAEIATALIGQTPALQARLMLDDTVPGYEAYETALADCPATRIDDEVTGGDMLYSSGTTGRPKGVYAPPSSPDIDAPTTLTALCQRLYGFDADTRYLSPAPLYHAAPLRYTMSVQALGGTAVVMEHFDAAQFLRLVQEHRITHTQLVPTMFSRMLKLPEAQRQGYDVSSLRVAIHAAAPCPVQVKEAMIAWWGPVIWEYYAGTEGNGVTVVDTPQWLARKGTVGRAMVGKLRICGPDGALLPPGEPGTIYFAEGRPFTYHNDEAKTAETRHPQHPDWSTIGDVGYVDADGYLYLTDRKANMIISGGVNIYPQEAENLLMTHPKVMDVAVIGVPNEDFGEEVKAVVQPADMGQAGPELAAELIAFCRANLSAIKCPRSVDFEPELPRLPTGKLLKRLLRDRYWTGHASKLV; via the coding sequence ATGCATCCGCACATCCACGCGCAGCGCACGCCCGACAAGCCCGCCGTCATCATGGGCGGCAGCGGCGCCGTCGTCACCTACCGCGAGCTGGACCAGCGCTCGAACCAGGTCGCCCACCTGTTCCGCAAGCTCGGCCTGCAGCGCGGCGACCGCGTGGCTTTCATGGTGGAAAACCATCCGCGGCTGTTCGAGCTGTGCTGGGGTGCCCAGCGCAGCGGCATTGTCTATATCTGCCTGAGCACGCGCCTGAACGCGGCCGACGCGGCCTATATCGTCAACGACAGCGGCGCGCGCATGCTGGTCACCACGCACGCGCAGGCGGAGATCGCCACGGCGCTGATCGGGCAGACGCCGGCCCTGCAGGCGCGCCTGATGCTGGACGACACGGTGCCTGGCTATGAGGCCTATGAGACCGCACTGGCCGATTGCCCGGCCACGCGCATCGACGACGAGGTGACCGGCGGCGACATGCTGTATTCATCGGGCACCACGGGCCGGCCCAAAGGCGTGTACGCGCCCCCGTCGAGTCCCGACATCGACGCGCCGACGACGCTGACCGCGCTGTGCCAGCGGCTCTACGGCTTCGATGCCGACACGCGCTACCTGTCGCCCGCGCCGCTGTACCATGCGGCGCCGCTGCGCTACACCATGTCGGTGCAGGCACTGGGCGGCACCGCGGTGGTGATGGAGCATTTCGACGCCGCGCAGTTCCTGCGGCTGGTGCAGGAACACCGCATCACGCATACGCAACTGGTGCCGACCATGTTCTCGCGCATGCTCAAGCTGCCCGAGGCGCAGCGGCAGGGCTATGACGTGTCGTCGCTGCGCGTGGCGATCCACGCGGCCGCGCCGTGCCCGGTGCAGGTGAAGGAAGCGATGATCGCGTGGTGGGGACCGGTGATCTGGGAATACTACGCCGGCACCGAGGGCAACGGCGTGACCGTGGTCGACACGCCGCAATGGCTGGCGCGCAAGGGCACGGTGGGGCGGGCCATGGTAGGCAAGCTGCGCATCTGCGGGCCGGACGGCGCCTTGCTGCCGCCGGGCGAGCCGGGCACGATCTACTTTGCCGAGGGCCGCCCGTTCACATACCACAACGACGAGGCCAAGACCGCGGAGACGCGCCATCCGCAACATCCGGACTGGAGCACCATCGGCGATGTCGGTTACGTGGACGCGGATGGCTATCTGTACCTGACCGACCGCAAGGCCAACATGATCATCTCCGGCGGCGTCAACATCTACCCGCAAGAGGCCGAGAACCTGCTGATGACGCATCCGAAGGTGATGGATGTGGCCGTGATCGGCGTGCCCAACGAGGACTTCGGCGAAGAGGTCAAGGCCGTGGTGCAGCCTGCCGACATGGGCCAGGCGGGGCCCGAACTGGCGGCCGAGCTGATTGCCTTCTGCCGCGCCAACCTCTCGGCCATCAAGTGCCCGCGCTCGGTGGACTTCGAGCCCGAGTTGCCGCGGCTGCCAACCGGCAAGCTGCTCAAGCGGCTGCTGCGCGACCGCTACTGGACCGGTCACGCCAGCAAACTGGTGTGA
- a CDS encoding LuxR C-terminal-related transcriptional regulator — protein MASIEETGRRTPPPAGAASLAAKLRPPLLTPFQVQRAAICDAVCAAGFVKLVLVRAPAGFGKTTAMLQCRARLEAAGGRSAWLTLDRSDNDPSRFLGSIEAAIAHGLGSGGPDRSTRQPLAQDPGEQALALIDRLASHHGDFTLFLDDFEAVQNAAVAGLVWQLVESLPPGCRVVIGTRWVPETGLARLRARGELLEIEPAQLRFSADETASFLRQARGLKLEQSAISVLHRRTEGWATALWLASVALERRTQPEGFIAGFSGSNAAIADYLVEDVFLHLPEPVRDFLLRTSILDQLCGPLCDAVCQPAAGSSEEILAWLERANLFLLPLESERYGERGSGAAPEQWYRYHSLFSGFLRAQLAQAMPGSVPQLHLSASRWYESQGRLVPAIEHAFAAGALAHALQLLDSAADDLLAQGRMRLLTRWLEAVPAEDLARLPKLQIARVWAVSFTRGPAEAIALLQQIPTEGAAGDLLAHIRALRHMLLNMMDRFDDARAFARNELPPLPMGYAFPDAILATSMARLAAVAGDYPEARRLLQVARHAVRGSDSNFNKIFSESVEGLIDLRQGRLQQALARFRIAASTMLPNRFGPTNGNAMAGILLAEGLYESGDSERASRLLNVYLPLSRDLGLPDQIITGHAVLARIAFERREIDQAHEWLAQLEALGHHRGLTRLVMAAMLERARLALRQGNVHAAQEAIERAADPALWRTRPGVSSFASDVEDITLGRLRLDLYARPGTPVREAIERELAAAAGNQLMRRALKLRILLAQAWQRCGDGAHALVVMGEALRFGAAEGFVRIFADEGDDVRRLVADACARQAASLPAPYVEKLLQACGQAAAEPPGAGRPAPPALVEPLTPKEQKVLHLLAEGYSNVAMAERLFVSETTVRTHLRNISAKLHASNRTQAVAIARQLGLL, from the coding sequence ATGGCAAGTATCGAGGAGACCGGACGGCGCACGCCGCCACCCGCCGGCGCGGCGTCGCTGGCCGCCAAGCTGCGCCCGCCGCTGCTGACCCCGTTCCAGGTCCAGCGCGCGGCGATCTGCGATGCCGTGTGCGCGGCGGGCTTCGTCAAGCTGGTGCTGGTGCGCGCACCCGCCGGCTTCGGCAAGACCACCGCCATGCTCCAGTGCCGCGCGCGGCTGGAGGCCGCCGGCGGCCGCTCTGCTTGGCTGACGCTGGACCGCTCGGACAATGACCCTTCGCGCTTCCTCGGCTCGATCGAGGCGGCCATCGCGCATGGCCTGGGCAGCGGCGGGCCGGACCGGTCCACACGCCAGCCGCTGGCACAGGATCCGGGCGAACAGGCGCTGGCGCTGATCGACCGCCTCGCCAGCCATCACGGCGACTTCACGCTGTTCCTCGACGATTTCGAGGCGGTGCAGAACGCCGCCGTGGCGGGGCTGGTCTGGCAGCTGGTGGAAAGCCTGCCGCCCGGCTGCCGCGTTGTGATCGGCACGCGCTGGGTGCCAGAAACCGGCCTGGCCCGCTTGCGCGCGCGCGGCGAACTGCTCGAGATCGAGCCCGCGCAGCTGCGCTTCTCGGCCGACGAGACCGCATCCTTCCTGCGCCAGGCGCGTGGGCTGAAGCTGGAGCAGTCCGCCATCAGCGTGCTGCACCGGCGCACCGAGGGCTGGGCCACGGCGCTGTGGCTGGCGTCGGTGGCGCTGGAGCGGCGTACCCAGCCGGAGGGCTTCATTGCTGGCTTCTCGGGCTCGAACGCAGCCATTGCCGATTACCTGGTCGAAGACGTCTTCCTGCACTTGCCCGAGCCAGTGCGCGACTTCCTGCTGCGCACCTCGATCCTGGACCAGCTATGCGGGCCGCTGTGCGATGCGGTGTGCCAGCCCGCCGCCGGCAGCAGCGAAGAGATCCTCGCCTGGCTGGAACGCGCCAACCTGTTCCTGCTGCCGCTGGAGAGCGAACGCTATGGCGAACGCGGCTCCGGCGCCGCGCCCGAGCAGTGGTATCGCTATCACAGCCTGTTCTCCGGCTTCCTGCGCGCGCAGCTGGCGCAAGCCATGCCCGGGTCCGTGCCGCAGCTGCACCTGTCGGCGTCGCGCTGGTATGAATCGCAGGGGCGCCTGGTGCCCGCCATCGAGCATGCCTTCGCCGCCGGTGCGCTGGCGCACGCGCTGCAGTTGCTCGACAGCGCCGCCGACGACCTGCTGGCGCAGGGCCGCATGCGGCTGCTGACGCGCTGGCTGGAGGCGGTGCCCGCCGAGGACCTGGCGCGGCTGCCCAAGCTGCAGATCGCCCGAGTGTGGGCGGTGTCGTTCACGCGCGGGCCGGCCGAAGCCATCGCGCTGCTGCAGCAGATCCCCACCGAGGGCGCGGCCGGCGACCTGCTGGCGCATATCCGCGCGCTGCGCCACATGCTGCTGAACATGATGGACCGCTTCGACGACGCGCGCGCCTTCGCCCGCAACGAGCTGCCGCCGTTGCCGATGGGCTATGCCTTCCCCGACGCGATCCTGGCCACCTCGATGGCGCGGCTGGCCGCGGTGGCGGGGGACTACCCCGAGGCGCGCCGGCTGCTGCAGGTGGCGCGGCACGCGGTGCGCGGGTCCGACAGCAACTTCAACAAGATCTTCTCGGAATCGGTCGAAGGGCTGATCGATCTGCGCCAGGGGCGGCTGCAGCAGGCGCTGGCGCGCTTCCGCATCGCCGCCAGCACCATGCTGCCGAACCGCTTCGGGCCCACCAACGGCAACGCCATGGCCGGCATCCTGCTGGCCGAGGGCCTGTACGAGAGCGGCGATTCCGAGCGCGCCAGTCGCCTGCTCAACGTCTACCTGCCGCTCTCGCGCGACCTCGGCTTGCCCGACCAGATCATCACCGGCCACGCGGTACTGGCCCGCATCGCCTTCGAGCGCCGCGAGATTGACCAGGCCCACGAGTGGCTGGCGCAGCTCGAAGCGCTGGGCCACCACCGCGGCCTGACGCGGCTGGTGATGGCGGCGATGCTGGAGCGCGCCCGCCTGGCGCTGCGGCAGGGCAATGTGCATGCCGCGCAGGAGGCGATCGAGCGCGCCGCCGATCCGGCGCTGTGGCGCACGCGTCCCGGCGTCAGTTCGTTTGCCAGCGATGTCGAGGACATCACGCTGGGCCGGCTGCGGCTGGATCTGTACGCGCGCCCGGGCACGCCGGTGCGCGAGGCTATCGAACGCGAACTCGCGGCGGCCGCCGGCAACCAGCTGATGCGCCGCGCGCTCAAGCTGCGCATCCTGCTGGCGCAGGCGTGGCAGCGCTGCGGCGACGGCGCGCATGCATTGGTGGTGATGGGCGAGGCGTTGCGCTTCGGCGCGGCCGAAGGCTTCGTGCGCATCTTTGCCGACGAGGGCGACGATGTGCGCCGGCTGGTGGCCGACGCCTGCGCGCGCCAGGCTGCCAGCCTGCCGGCCCCTTACGTCGAAAAGCTGCTGCAGGCTTGCGGCCAGGCCGCCGCCGAGCCGCCCGGTGCCGGCCGTCCCGCGCCGCCCGCGCTGGTCGAGCCGCTGACGCCCAAGGAGCAGAAGGTGCTGCACCTGCTGGCCGAGGGCTATTCCAACGTCGCCATGGCCGAGCGCCTGTTCGTGTCCGAGACCACGGTGCGCACGCACCTGCGCAATATCAGCGCCAAGCTGCACGCCAGCAACCGCACCCAGGCGGTCGCGATCGCACGCCAGCTCGGCCTGCTCTGA
- a CDS encoding acyl-CoA dehydrogenase family protein produces the protein MHLDFSPQDQQFREEVRAWIAQAYDADLRAMMAQSKNGYLDKAGQVRWQKALHARGWAAPNWPKEYGGPGWGATERFIFQSELAAAGCPPVSPMGLKMVAPVIMKYGTPEQKQRFLPPILSSDVWWCQGYSEPNSGSDLASLQLRADHCTDSDGEHYVLNGSKIWTTHAQWADWMFCLVRTSRESKRQEGISFLLLDMHTPGITVSALPTLDGPMPGQQEVNQVFFENVRVPVANRIGEEGKGWTYAKYLLEFERGGTYSPMLRKQLSKIAEIAAEQPGDDGGPLLDDPLFRHKLAALHLRAAALEAVELRVFSGVESGTSIGAASSMLKLTGTETLQAASELAVEAAGPAALPFVQDTWAELQGRDAPARVGADYAAVLAPRYFNYRKASIYGGSNEIQRNIIAKLVLGL, from the coding sequence ATGCATCTCGATTTCTCTCCCCAAGACCAGCAGTTTCGCGAAGAAGTGCGCGCCTGGATTGCGCAGGCCTATGACGCCGACCTGCGCGCAATGATGGCGCAGTCCAAGAACGGTTACCTCGACAAGGCCGGACAGGTGCGCTGGCAGAAGGCGCTGCACGCGCGCGGCTGGGCCGCGCCGAACTGGCCGAAGGAATACGGCGGCCCGGGCTGGGGCGCAACCGAGCGCTTTATCTTCCAGTCCGAACTGGCCGCCGCGGGATGCCCGCCGGTATCGCCGATGGGCCTGAAGATGGTCGCGCCGGTGATCATGAAATACGGCACGCCCGAGCAGAAGCAGCGCTTCCTGCCGCCGATCCTGAGCTCCGACGTGTGGTGGTGCCAGGGCTATTCCGAGCCCAACTCCGGCTCCGACCTGGCGTCGCTGCAGCTGCGCGCCGACCACTGCACCGACAGCGACGGCGAGCACTACGTCCTGAACGGCTCCAAGATCTGGACCACGCATGCGCAATGGGCCGACTGGATGTTCTGCCTGGTGCGCACCAGCCGCGAATCGAAGCGCCAGGAAGGGATCTCGTTCCTGCTGCTCGACATGCACACGCCGGGCATCACGGTGTCGGCGCTACCGACGCTGGATGGCCCCATGCCCGGCCAGCAGGAGGTGAACCAGGTCTTCTTCGAGAACGTGCGGGTGCCGGTGGCCAACCGCATCGGCGAGGAAGGCAAGGGCTGGACCTACGCCAAGTACCTGCTGGAATTCGAGCGCGGCGGCACGTATAGCCCGATGCTGCGCAAGCAGCTTTCCAAGATTGCGGAGATCGCCGCGGAGCAGCCCGGCGATGACGGTGGCCCGCTGCTGGACGACCCGCTGTTCCGGCACAAGCTGGCCGCGCTGCACCTGCGTGCGGCGGCGCTGGAAGCGGTTGAGTTGCGGGTGTTTTCCGGGGTGGAATCGGGCACCTCGATCGGCGCGGCTTCCAGCATGCTCAAGCTCACGGGCACCGAGACGCTGCAGGCGGCGAGCGAACTTGCGGTGGAGGCGGCGGGGCCTGCGGCGCTGCCGTTCGTGCAGGACACCTGGGCGGAACTGCAGGGGCGCGATGCGCCGGCGCGGGTCGGGGCTGACTATGCTGCGGTGCTGGCGCCGCGCTATTTCAACTATCGGAAGGCGTCGATCTATGGGGGGTCTAATGAGATCCAGCGGAACATTATTGCGAAGCTTGTTTTGGGGCTTTGA
- a CDS encoding NAD(P)H-dependent flavin oxidoreductase produces the protein MKTRITELLGIRYPIIQGGMQWVGYAEMASAVSNAGGLGILTALTQPTPEDLAAEIRRCREMTDKPFGVNLTLLPSINPPPYALYLDVIIESGVKVLETAGNNPREHIARAKAAGIKVIHKCVAVRHALSAERLGVDAVSIDGFECAGHPGEDDVPGMVLIPQAVRKLSVPVIASGGIADGRGMAAALVLGAEGVNMGTRFCATREAPIHDNVKQALVQASERDTNLIFRTLHNTARVLKNAVSDEVVSIERRPGGAQFEDVKHLVAGVRGKAALKAGETDGGIISAGQCVGLIDDVPSCEELIARMVADCREHLSVASRYFA, from the coding sequence ATGAAGACACGCATCACCGAACTGCTTGGCATCCGCTACCCCATCATCCAGGGCGGCATGCAATGGGTTGGCTACGCCGAAATGGCATCCGCCGTTTCCAACGCGGGCGGCCTGGGCATCCTGACGGCGCTGACGCAGCCGACGCCCGAGGACCTGGCCGCCGAGATCCGCCGCTGCCGCGAGATGACCGACAAGCCGTTTGGCGTGAACCTGACCCTGCTGCCGTCGATCAACCCGCCGCCGTACGCCCTCTACCTCGACGTCATTATCGAGAGCGGCGTCAAGGTGCTGGAGACCGCCGGCAACAATCCCAGGGAACATATCGCGCGGGCCAAGGCCGCGGGCATCAAGGTGATCCACAAGTGCGTGGCGGTGCGCCATGCGCTGTCGGCCGAGCGGCTGGGCGTGGACGCGGTCTCGATCGACGGCTTCGAGTGCGCCGGCCATCCGGGCGAGGACGATGTGCCCGGCATGGTGCTGATCCCGCAGGCGGTGCGCAAGCTGTCGGTCCCGGTGATCGCCTCGGGCGGCATCGCCGACGGGCGCGGCATGGCGGCGGCGCTGGTGCTGGGTGCCGAGGGCGTCAACATGGGCACGCGCTTCTGCGCCACGCGAGAGGCGCCGATCCACGACAACGTCAAGCAGGCGCTGGTGCAGGCCAGCGAGCGCGACACGAACCTGATTTTCCGCACCCTGCATAACACCGCGCGCGTGCTGAAGAACGCCGTGTCGGACGAAGTGGTGAGCATCGAACGCCGTCCAGGCGGCGCGCAGTTCGAGGACGTCAAGCACCTGGTCGCCGGCGTGCGCGGCAAGGCCGCGCTCAAGGCGGGCGAGACCGACGGCGGCATCATCAGCGCCGGACAGTGCGTGGGCCTGATCGACGACGTGCCCAGCTGCGAAGAACTGATCGCGCGCATGGTGGCCGATTGCCGCGAACACCTCAGCGTGGCCTCGCGCTACTTTGCCTGA
- a CDS encoding crotonase/enoyl-CoA hydratase family protein, whose protein sequence is MTPATPSFETLRYAVADGVATITLHRPDQLNAFTAQMMHELIAAFDATDADDNVRAVIVTGSGRAFCAGADLSGGSSTFDFEKRYGASPDTAHRDGGGRVSLRIFRSLKPVIAAVNGAAVGVGVTMQLPMDIRLASTDAKFGFVFARRGITPEAASSWFLSRVVGISTALEWCYTGRVFSAQEAHERGLVRSLHAPEDLLPAAQAIAREIAANAAPVSVAISRQLIWRMAGASHPMEAHKLDSRAIQSRGRSADVKEGVSAFLEKRPAAFPETVSHDMPDFFDWTSEPPFA, encoded by the coding sequence ATGACGCCAGCCACGCCTTCGTTCGAAACCCTGCGTTACGCCGTTGCCGACGGCGTCGCCACCATCACCCTGCACCGCCCGGACCAGCTCAATGCCTTCACCGCGCAGATGATGCACGAGCTGATCGCCGCGTTCGACGCCACCGATGCCGACGACAACGTGCGCGCGGTGATCGTCACCGGCTCCGGCCGCGCGTTCTGCGCCGGCGCCGACCTGTCCGGCGGCAGCTCCACCTTCGATTTCGAGAAGCGCTATGGCGCCAGCCCGGATACCGCCCATCGCGATGGCGGCGGGCGCGTGTCGCTGCGCATCTTCCGCAGCCTCAAGCCGGTGATCGCCGCGGTCAACGGCGCCGCGGTCGGCGTGGGCGTGACCATGCAGCTGCCGATGGATATCCGGCTGGCCTCGACCGACGCCAAGTTCGGCTTTGTCTTCGCACGCCGCGGCATCACGCCGGAAGCGGCGTCGTCGTGGTTCCTGTCGCGCGTGGTCGGGATCTCGACCGCGCTGGAGTGGTGCTATACCGGCCGCGTATTCTCGGCGCAGGAGGCGCACGAACGCGGCCTGGTGCGCTCGCTGCACGCCCCCGAAGACCTGTTGCCGGCGGCGCAGGCGATTGCGCGCGAGATCGCCGCCAATGCCGCGCCGGTGTCGGTGGCGATCTCGCGCCAGCTGATCTGGCGCATGGCCGGGGCCAGCCACCCGATGGAAGCGCACAAGCTCGACAGCCGCGCGATCCAGTCGCGCGGACGCTCCGCCGACGTGAAGGAAGGCGTCAGCGCGTTCCTGGAAAAGCGCCCCGCCGCGTTCCCGGAAACCGTGTCGCACGACATGCCGGATTTCTTCGACTGGACCAGCGAGCCGCCCTTCGCCTGA
- a CDS encoding acyl-CoA dehydrogenase family protein, which produces MDFQFSEEQSMLRDTLARYLADHYDFEARRAAVQSAAGWRPDCWRAFARDLGILGAAFPERLGGLGGGAVEHMVVMEQLGRHLVLEPYLGTVVMGGGALLHGSPELAAQWIPAIIGGEATVAWAHAEPASRYCRHDVQASATRQGDGYRLSGHKHAVAGAPFASHLLVSARSGGARRDQGGISLFWIARDTPGVTLREYPTFDGHRAAEVLLDDVQVPASQRIGDEGQALPLIEQLCDHAMIALAAEANGAMARMLADTIDYARQRKQFGVPIGTFQVLQHRMADMYMQLEQSVALTQVAAMQAAAAPETRAQAACAAKIQAGQAGAFVGQGAVQIHGGMGVTEELAVGHYFKRVTAIDLQFGSAEHHLRRYADLLYPASAAA; this is translated from the coding sequence GTGGATTTCCAGTTCAGCGAAGAACAGTCGATGCTGCGCGACACGCTCGCGCGTTACCTCGCCGACCACTACGATTTCGAAGCCCGCCGCGCCGCGGTGCAGTCCGCGGCGGGTTGGCGCCCGGACTGCTGGCGCGCGTTTGCACGTGACCTGGGCATCCTGGGCGCCGCGTTTCCCGAGCGCCTGGGCGGCCTGGGCGGCGGCGCCGTCGAGCATATGGTGGTGATGGAACAGCTGGGCCGGCACCTGGTGCTGGAGCCGTATCTGGGCACCGTGGTGATGGGGGGCGGCGCGTTGCTGCATGGCAGCCCCGAGCTGGCCGCGCAGTGGATTCCGGCCATTATCGGCGGCGAGGCCACCGTGGCGTGGGCCCATGCCGAGCCCGCCAGCCGCTACTGCCGGCACGACGTGCAGGCCAGCGCCACGCGCCAGGGCGACGGCTACCGGCTCAGCGGCCACAAGCACGCCGTGGCGGGCGCGCCGTTCGCCTCGCACCTGCTGGTCAGCGCGCGCAGCGGCGGCGCGCGCCGGGACCAGGGCGGCATCAGCCTGTTCTGGATCGCGCGCGACACGCCGGGCGTAACGCTGCGCGAATATCCCACCTTCGACGGCCACCGCGCCGCCGAGGTGCTGCTCGACGACGTGCAGGTACCGGCCAGCCAGCGCATCGGCGACGAAGGCCAAGCGCTGCCGCTGATCGAACAGCTGTGCGACCACGCCATGATCGCGCTGGCCGCCGAAGCCAATGGCGCGATGGCGCGCATGCTGGCAGACACCATCGACTACGCGCGCCAGCGCAAGCAGTTCGGCGTGCCAATCGGCACCTTCCAGGTGCTGCAGCACCGCATGGCCGACATGTACATGCAGCTGGAGCAATCCGTGGCCCTGACTCAGGTGGCCGCCATGCAGGCCGCCGCCGCGCCGGAGACGCGCGCGCAGGCCGCGTGCGCGGCGAAGATCCAGGCCGGCCAGGCGGGCGCCTTCGTCGGCCAGGGCGCGGTGCAGATCCACGGCGGCATGGGCGTGACCGAGGAGCTGGCCGTGGGCCACTACTTCAAGCGCGTCACGGCGATCGACCTGCAGTTCGGCTCGGCCGAGCACCACCTGCGCCGCTATGCCGACCTGCTCTATCCCGCCAGCGCCGCGGCCTGA
- a CDS encoding PaaI family thioesterase produces the protein MAEAEIEAALTRAIAAPAEAGTDVPEGFIPLRRMSGYMAGFGQLYLHAARRTLAVRIDESHLNNLGIPHGGMLATLADTAIGMMMSLETGRAKSAVTVNLSLDYLDSARPGDWVEARVEFDKLGSRLRYGTCRLVSGERCLLRATAIFAVLAPRA, from the coding sequence ATGGCCGAGGCGGAAATCGAGGCGGCGCTGACCCGCGCCATCGCCGCGCCGGCCGAAGCCGGCACCGACGTGCCGGAAGGCTTTATCCCGCTGCGCCGGATGAGCGGCTATATGGCCGGCTTCGGCCAGCTCTATCTGCACGCGGCCCGCCGCACGCTGGCGGTGCGCATCGACGAGAGCCACCTGAACAACCTGGGCATCCCGCACGGCGGCATGCTGGCGACCCTGGCCGATACCGCCATCGGCATGATGATGTCGCTGGAAACCGGCCGCGCCAAAAGCGCGGTGACGGTGAACCTGAGCCTCGACTATCTCGATTCGGCGCGCCCCGGCGACTGGGTCGAGGCCCGCGTGGAGTTCGACAAGCTGGGCTCGCGGCTGCGCTACGGCACCTGCCGGCTAGTCAGCGGCGAGCGCTGCCTGCTGCGCGCCACGGCAATCTTCGCGGTGCTGGCGCCGCGCGCCTGA
- a CDS encoding FAD-dependent monooxygenase, which translates to MSLKIGINGAGIGGLAAAIALRKLGMEAVVYEQAPRFARVGADINLTPNAVRALDGLGVGEALRETAARPSHRISRMWDSGAETSRLPMQDEAERRYGAPQLTMHRADLMTALEAAVPGACVRLDHKAVAIETRADGATLRFANGAQDDVDVLVGADGIHSTVRTALFGQESPIFTGVVAYRAVVPAARLAGVPNLGAFTKWWGPDAATQIVTFPLNRGRDIFIFATVAQEAWRHESWTTPGRVEDLRSAYAGFHPEARALLDACDDVLISALYVRDPLPAWSAGPVTLMGDACHPMMPFMAQGAGMAIEDGVVLARCLADAAGDGAAGVPAALARYQAARHARTSRIQIGSRSNAWLKEGGNADWVYDYDAWNVALG; encoded by the coding sequence ATGTCTCTCAAAATCGGAATCAACGGCGCCGGCATCGGCGGCCTCGCCGCGGCCATCGCGCTGCGCAAGCTCGGCATGGAAGCCGTGGTCTACGAACAAGCTCCCCGCTTTGCCCGCGTCGGCGCCGACATCAACCTGACCCCCAACGCCGTGCGCGCCCTGGACGGGCTGGGCGTGGGCGAGGCCCTGCGTGAAACCGCGGCGCGTCCCAGCCACCGCATCAGCCGCATGTGGGATTCCGGCGCCGAAACCTCGCGCCTGCCGATGCAGGACGAAGCCGAGCGGCGCTATGGCGCGCCGCAGTTGACCATGCACCGCGCCGACCTGATGACGGCGCTGGAAGCCGCCGTGCCAGGCGCGTGCGTGCGGCTGGATCACAAGGCCGTGGCGATCGAGACCCGCGCCGATGGCGCGACGCTGCGCTTTGCCAACGGCGCGCAGGACGATGTCGACGTGCTGGTCGGCGCCGACGGCATCCACTCCACCGTGCGCACCGCGCTGTTCGGCCAGGAAAGCCCGATCTTCACCGGCGTGGTCGCGTATCGCGCCGTGGTGCCGGCCGCGCGCCTGGCCGGCGTGCCCAACCTGGGCGCCTTCACCAAATGGTGGGGTCCGGACGCTGCCACGCAGATCGTCACCTTTCCGCTCAACCGCGGCCGCGACATCTTTATCTTCGCCACGGTCGCGCAGGAAGCCTGGCGCCATGAGTCATGGACCACGCCGGGCCGCGTGGAAGACCTGCGCAGCGCCTATGCCGGCTTCCACCCCGAGGCACGCGCGCTGCTCGACGCCTGCGACGACGTGTTGATCTCCGCGCTGTACGTGCGCGATCCGCTGCCGGCGTGGTCGGCTGGGCCGGTCACGCTGATGGGCGACGCCTGCCATCCGATGATGCCGTTCATGGCGCAGGGCGCGGGCATGGCGATCGAGGACGGCGTGGTGCTGGCGCGCTGCCTGGCCGATGCCGCGGGCGACGGTGCCGCCGGCGTGCCGGCCGCGCTGGCGCGCTACCAGGCCGCGCGCCACGCGCGCACCAGCCGCATCCAGATCGGCTCGCGCAGCAATGCCTGGCTCAAGGAAGGCGGCAATGCCGACTGGGTGTACGATTACGACGCCTGGAACGTCGCCCTCGGCTGA